From one Culex quinquefasciatus strain JHB chromosome 3, VPISU_Cqui_1.0_pri_paternal, whole genome shotgun sequence genomic stretch:
- the LOC6042211 gene encoding GRIP and coiled-coil domain-containing protein 2: MDQPSSTSSEQDSGAKKASPFDNLGRDDLVKKCRGLLGIAQKAKQAKDECQEENRKLKEQLSLAETQKTADKECLRAMQEVVESLTQQKLHAAMKVDELEKSLSGLRRELDGATLLREQLEKISVENEAFKRQIDRLTEENEELLGAITGMEEKLKSSEQEQQSLAQSKITLEQELEKARSESNPSGKEEKLIRKLKLYKNKVQEISAKVLLLKSDRKILLKTVKEYSEQVPKWQKELVNASNVLFAKTRQFEKENGSLKERCAQYERDLEELQRGKSNEAESKNALEALQVQFETLQLSQQSLSEELQQALADKTSLQEQLENSRTDSEVVDSQKAINENLQKRLAQFEDDLSKNLTELTESKKQLEELHKSNSKLEARAKDYEDKIQQNVLEKDKLEESFKTQNDKHSQQVDAINLKLQQEASEKESLQKQLAELQTKTQETLQNEAVQENEFSKQLDVLEAQIEAKTEELSDCEQKLQETRDEKIMLQQELGKSQKCIEALNVQLMQTQETVKAMTEDFEKRFAEAQQNQTSQQEQELLIQKRLDELQQLYQSQVSELQDANVHISEMSSKAAASEVLDEHNRKLRETIAERDTELTTMRKSLEETSDALQSLQVQHQALAQEGTTTREELGSLQSKFELVKLENSELLSELKEINEILKERGGVISLQVSKISELEAAKGTLQQKLTERELRIGELERTVTERDLELNALRDRSIDTQSDVMSTSTISRADESARMRDVDDSFEEKYIKLRALAVKLKKKVAEQTIQLQRYEKEGLGKNLQSLQAENDKLLDQLEGERKNVEQLKQEIETLNQLRTEVDSSKKDKSSLESSIREYREQVQSLKREKEAFNMAKKEIDAENQKLKVALKAKEKQLTDELEAQKELKAEVERSRLAAKKANVLNLEMEAYEKSLAELNKKLEAKKDQVKELESTMEVQEGTIKSLKSQIALLDQSLASERSHSQELKKNVDVQQEKLRLSEHQRGETNVELAQLKMDYEKMKMEIESNRVELSEAISEKEKVSSGLETEKSRLVKQVYSLESTVDELKVQLKDREQETEDVKAEFASYKIRAQSVLRQNQSKDSGKEVELQEEVQNLQKALDVTQTKLQNVSQQMAELTKSCEELRFDKTRLQSRSKELHDLLEESRLQHESLLEESRRMNLNHQEALKTQRLQNETLVNCYKKQLDELQEKHSLELSALQSRLGQTSRDHPENNNHIPSQYSSRISDEQKINLLLMEREEGEGSESTSSQNTAVATARRKVSTSSQPRTANRSTRDLIPLDELLNSSFDDTASAFGDPADDSSVRAISPGLELQQTKEQLGKQESRVRHLTALLAEAEQDLAKLNQLNELLKEEVRRQERSIEREKHAHNSEYLKNVIFKFLTLNSGDEKSRLVPVLNTILRLSPDETQKLNNVAKGSEGGVRGWTGILWN, translated from the exons ATGGATCAGCCGTCTTCTACGTCGTCAGAACAG GATTCCGGAGCGAAAAAGGCCAGCCCTTTTGATAATCTTGGCAGGGATGACCTGGTTAAGAAATGCCGTGGCCTTTTGGGAATAGCCCAGAAGGCCAAACAAGCAAAAGATG AATGTCAGGAGGAAAACCGGAAGCTAAAAGAACAGTTGTCTCTGGCTGAAACGCAGAAAACAGCCGACAAAGAATGTCTCCGGGCTATGCAGGAGGTAGTAGAATCGCTGACCCAACAAAAGCTGCATGCCGCCATGAAGGTCGATGAGCTGGAAAAATCTCTATCAGGCCTTCGCAGAGAGCTCGATGGCGCTACGCTGCTGCGGGAGCAGCTGGAAAAGATATCTGTGGAAAACGAGGCTTTCAAAAGGCAAATTGATCGACTGACAGAGGAAAACGAGGAACTCTTAGGTGCAATTACCGGCATGGAAGAAAAGCTCAAATCTTCCGAACAAGAGCAGCAAAGCTTAGCCCAGAGCAAAATTACACTTGAGCAAGAATTGGAAAAGGCTAGAAGTGAATCCAACCCATCCGGAAAGGAAGAAAAACTAATCCGTAAACTAAAGCTGTACAAAAACAAAGTACAGGAAATCTCCGCAAAAGTCCTGCTGTTGAAATCGGATCGAAAAATTCTTCTTAAAACGGTCAAAGAGTACTCGGAACAAGTTCCCAAGTGGCAAAAAGAACTAGTAAACGCCTCTAACGTCCTCTTTGCCAAAACCCGGCAGTTTGAAAAGGAAAACGGTTCGCTAAAAGAACGTTGTGCGCAATATGAACGAGACTTGGAGGAGCTGCAAAGAGGCAAATCTAACGAAGCTGAATCCAAGAATGCGCTTGAAGCACTCCAGGTGCAATTCGAAACACTTCAGCTGAGCCAACAATCGTTGAGCGAAGAGTTACAACAAGCGTTGGCAGATAAGACAAGTTTGCAGGAACAACTGGAGAACTCACGAACGGATTCTGAAGTGGTTGACTCCCAGAAGGCTATCAATGAAAACCTGCAAAAGCGATTGGCACAATTTGAAGACGATTTATCGAAAAATTTAACAGAGCTAACCGAAAGTAAGAAACAGTTGGAGGAGCTTCATAAAAGCAATAGCAAACTAGAAGCACGTGCTAAAGACTATGAAGATAAgattcaacaaaatgttttggaaaAGGACAAATTGGAGGAATCTTTTAAAACGCAAAATGACAAACATTCGCAACAGGTCGATGCAATCAACTTGAAACTACAACAAGAAGCTTCAGAAAAAGAGAGTCTTCAAAAACAGTTGGCTGAATTGCAAACCAAAACACAAGAAACCTTACAAAATGAAGCTGTGCAGGAGAACGAGTTCAGTAAGCAGCTTGATGTTCTTGAAGCTCAAATAGAAGCAAAAACGGAAGAACTCTCAGATTGTGAACAAAAACTTCAAGAGACACGGGATGAAAAGATAATGCTACAGCAAGAGCtaggaaaatcacaaaaatgcaTTGAAGCTCTTAATGTGCAACTTATGCAAACCCAAGAAACCGTGAAGGCTATGACTGAAGATTTTGAAAAGCGGTTTGCAGAGGCACAGCAAAACCAGACAAGCCAACAAGAGCAAGAATTGCTCATTCAAAAACGACTGGATGAGCTGCAACAATTGTATCAGAGCCAGGTTAGTGAGCTGCAAGACGCAAATGTGCATATTTCCGAGATGAGCTCCAAAGCTGCCGCTTCGGAAGTGTTGGATGAACACAACCGGAAGTTACGAGAAACAATCGCAGAGCGAGACACTGAGCTAACTACTATGCGAAAGTCACTGGAAGAGACAAGTGATGCTCTGCAGTCGCTTCAAGTACAGCATCAAGCACTCGCTCAAGAAGGCACCACAACTAGAGAAGAACTGGGATCGCTGCAGTCCAAGTTTGAGCTGGTCAAGTTGGAAAACAGTGAGCTGTTGTCTGAGCTGAAGGAGATTAATGAAATTCTAAAGGAACGAGGTGGAGTGATTTCCCTACAGGTGTCGAAAATATCAGAGTTGGAAGCTGCGAAAGGAACCCTTCAGCAGAAGCTTACGGAACGAGAACTGCGAATTGGTGAGCTGGAGCGTACTGTAACCGAGCGTGATTTGGAGCTGAACGCTTTGCGGGATCGCAGCATTGACACCCAGAGTGATGTTATGTCCACGTCCACGATTTCCCGAGCTGATGAATCTGCTCGGATGCGTGATGTTGATGATAGCTTTGAGGAGAAGTACATCAAATTGCGGGCGTTGGCGGTGAAGTTGAAGAAGAAGGTGGCCGAGCAGACTATTCAGTTGCAGCGTTACGAAAAGGAAGGCTTGGGTAAAAATCTGCAATCTTTGCAAGCCGAGAACGATAAGCTGCTGGATCAGCTGGAAGGGGAACGAAAGAATGTAGAGCAGCTGAAGCAGGAGATTGAAACGCTGAACCAACTGCGAACGGAAGTCGACAGCAGCAAGAAGGACAAGTCTTCGCTGGAGAGTAGCATTCGGGAGTATCGCGAACAGGTGCAGAGTTTGAAGCGCGAGAAGGAGGCTTTCAATATGGCCAAGAAGGAAATCGATGCCGAAAATCAGAAACTGAAGGTGGCACTTAAGGCGAAGGAGAAGCAGTTGACAGACGAGCTGGAAGCGCAGAAGGAGCTGAAGGCTGAGGTGGAGCGGTCTCGATTGGCGGCCAAGAAAGCGAATGTACTGAACCTGGAAATGGAAGCGTACGAAAAGTCGTTGGCAGAGTTGAACAAAAAATTGGAGGCGAAGAAAGACCAGGTGAAGGAACTGGAAAGTACGATGGAAGTGCAGGAGGGGACCATTAAAAGTTTGAAGAGTCAGATTGCGTTGCTGGATCAGAGTTTGGCTAGCGAGAGGAGCCATTCGCAAGAGCTGAAGAAAAACGTAGACGTCCAGCAGGAGAAGCTTCGACTTAGTGAGCATCAAAGAGGGGAAACGAATGTGGAGCTGGCGCAACTGAAGATGGATTATGAAAAGATGAAGATGGAAATAGAGTCAAATCGTGTAGAGCTGAGTGAAGCGATATCAGAGAAGGAGAAAGTAAGCAGCGGTTTGGAAACTGAGAAAAGTCGATTGGTGAAGCAGGTTTACAGTCTGGAGAGTACTGTGGATGAGTTGAAGGTCCAACTTAAAGATCGGGAACAAGAAACCGAGGACGTGAAAGCTGAGTTTGCTAGCTACAAGATTCGTGCACAGTCCGTGCTGAGACAAAATCAGAGCAAAGATTCCGGTAAAGAGGTTGAGCTACAGGAGGAGGTTCAGAACTTGCAAAAGGCGTTGGATGTAACACAAACTAAACTGCAGAATGTTTCGCAGCAGATGGCCGAACTGACGAAATCGTGCGAAGAGTTACGGTTTGACAAGACAAGACTGCAATCGCGTTCGAAGGAGCTGCACGATCTGCTGGAAGAATCACGACTTCAGCACGAATCCCTGCTTGAGGAGAGCCGGCGAATGAATTTGAACCATCAGGAAGCGCTTAAAACGCAACGGCTTCAAAATGAAACACTCGTAAATTGCTACAAAAAGCAGCTGGATGAACTGCAAGAGAAACATTCCTTAGAGTTGAGCGCGTTGCAATCCCGACTTGGTCAGACAAGTCGAGATCATCCTGAGAACAACAACCACATCCCGTCCCAGTACTCGTCACGCATTTCCGACGAGCAGAAAATCAACCTGCTTCTGATGGAACGCGAAGAGGGCGAAGGATCGGAGAGTACCAGCTCTCAAAATACTGCCGTCGCCACGGCACGCCGCAAAGTGTCCACCTCTAGTCAACCCCGTACGGCGAACCGCTCCACGCGGGATCTGATTCCCCTGGACGAGCTGCTCAACTCGTCCTTTGACGATACGGCATCCGCCTTCGGTGACCCGGCGGACGATTCCTCCGTGCGGGCCATTTCGCCAGGGCTAGAGCTACAGCAAACCAAGGAACAGCTCGGCAAGCAGGAGAGCCGCGTGCGCCACCTGACGGCACTGCTGGCCGAAGCCGAACAGGACCTGGCCAAGCTGAACCAGCTGAACGAGCTGCTCAAGGAAGAGGTGCGGCGCCAGGAGCGGTCGATCGAGCGCGAGAAGCATGCCCACAACTCGGAGTACTTGAAGAACGTTATCTTTAAG TTCTTGACGTTAAATAGCGGTGACGAAAAGTCACGTTTAGTTCCTGTGTTAAACACAATCCTTAGGCTAAGTCCAGATGAAACCCAAAAGTTGAATAATGTAGCGAAGG GATCTGAAGGAGGAGTACGGGGATGGACGGGCATCCTTTGGAACTAA
- the LOC119769522 gene encoding hydroxyacyl-thioester dehydratase type 2, mitochondrial-like produces the protein MKLFTKLLSTPKFSPGQVITLSRTFRQEDLVRFAEFTGDPNPIHRSAESFVNGALLNATTAGIIGTHFPGYVVTWQEFRFPNRCRCDEEVRFDVRVEELRKIVRLSYECSQGGRTVFAGAAKLFGVAAKG, from the coding sequence ATGAAGCTGTTCACAAAACTGCTTAGCACTCCCAAATTCTCACCCGGTCAGGTTATCACGCTGAGTCGAACCTTCCGCCAGGAGGATTTGGTCCGCTTCGCGGAGTTCACCGGCGACCCCAACCCGATCCATCGCAGTGCGGAGAGCTTCGTGAACGGTGCGCTGCTGAACGCGACCACGGCCGGCATCATTGGGACGCACTTTCCCGGGTACGTGGTCACGTGGCAGGAGTTTCGCTTCCCGAACCGGTGCCGCTGCGACGAGGAAGTGCGGTTCGACGTGAGGGTTGAAGAGTTGAGGAAAATCGTCCGGCTGTCGTACGAGTGCAGCCAGGGCGGTCGTACGGTTTTCGCTGGCGCGGCAAAGCTGTTTGGGGTGGCCGCCAAAGGGTAG
- the LOC119768916 gene encoding THAP domain-containing protein 1-like — protein sequence MNCTVEGCGNSYRKCRGRVGFRLHGYPVKRPEVCEQWKQFSGWSGNLTNAKICSHHFKPDDYFYQTSSTSPQAPVLLQDAVPSVGGCPRWRQQQQHNSHNSDAFS from the coding sequence ATGAATTGCACCGTCGAAGGGTGCGGCAACAGCTACCGGAAATGTCGTGGCAGAGTGGGCTTCCGTCTCCACGGCTACCCAGTCAAGCGGCCCGAGGTCTGCGAGCAGTGGAAGCAATTTTCCGGCTGGAGTGGAAATCTCACCAACGCAAAAATCTGCTCGCATCACTTCAAGCCGGACGACTACTTCTATCAAACCAGCTCGACAAGTCCACAGGCACCGGTACTGCTGCAGGATGCCGTTCCGTCCGTGGGGGGATGTCCTCGTTGGCGACAACAGCAACAGCACAACAGCCACAACTCGGATGCTTTTTCATAA
- the LOC6042210 gene encoding armadillo repeat-containing protein 7 produces the protein MFSTADRLAKRTPKEGIDRRTYISLLVDEYYETSNIEAKQQVTANLANFAYDPINWPFLKEWKAHELFIEILNASFDPVLLTHAAAGVCNLCLDSQTAEYLILGGTVRQIKTLVAKYRSNGDLLGHLLTTLIQLGREAVLLEDHFRKVILALKSDSNKKISNLATVLLEDHEAVHKTA, from the exons ATGTTTTCAACAGCTGATCGACTGGCGAAGCGAACTCCAAAGGAGGGAATCGACCGGCGTACGTACATCTCCCTGCTAGTGGACGAATATTACGAAACGAGTAATATCG AAGCTAAGCAGCAGGTAACGGCCAACTTGGCAAACTTTGCCTACGACCCCATAAATTGGCCCTTTTTGAAAGAGTGGAAAGCACACGAACTGTTCATTGAGATATTGAACGCTTCGTTCGACCCGGTACTGTTGACTCACGCTGCTGCCGGTGTCTGTAATCTCTGTCTGGACTCTCAGACTGCTGAATATCTAATTCTTGGAGGGACTGTTCGGCAAATTAAAACGCTAGTCGCCAAGTATCGCTCCAACGGAGACCTGCTCGGTCACTTACTGACGACGTTGATCCAGCTCGGCCGAGAGGCAGTTCTCCTGGAGGACCATTTCCGGAAAGTCATACTCGCGCTGAAAAGCGATAGTAACAAGAAAATCTCCAACCTGGCCACGGTCCTCCTCGAAGACCATGAAGCTGTTCACAAAACTGCTTAG